A genomic segment from Nocardiopsis sp. Huas11 encodes:
- a CDS encoding alanine racemase: protein MTDTTPRPGHSDQAPTADATAAPARPDPNSDPARPNSASSRTPASDPNSDRPNSDRPNPAPSPIAGTGLPAGPLAALDASPVEARSLPHSPTTAAEVRSAGLHLRDLWLPAVTLDESALRHNLDRFARWCADQGADLAPHAKTTMSPHLWSAQLKRGAWGLTAATTAQARTMRSFGAPRVLIANEVVEEGQLAWIADALADPDFHLLCLADSAAGVRIMESALADAARPLPVLVELGVEGRRTGVRDLDDALDLARRIAASPVLTLAGVEAFEGVFPQRRDDDSPARVRSWLDRLLDFARRADAEGLFAGADEVIVTAGGSSYPDLVADALSTPPELSLPVRRIIRSGCYLTHDDLFMERASPLRSAAVADPLRPALSAHARVLSRPEPGRALLGVGKRDVSFDIDLPVPRALLRGDRRIPLEGTARVVELNDHHAFLDFTGTGDQAPDVGDIVELGLSHPCTVFDKWPLIPVLDSEGRVVDAVRTLF from the coding sequence ATGACCGACACCACGCCCCGGCCCGGGCACTCGGACCAGGCTCCGACCGCGGACGCGACCGCCGCCCCGGCCCGCCCGGACCCGAACTCGGACCCGGCCCGCCCGAACTCCGCCTCGTCTCGGACTCCGGCTTCGGACCCGAACTCGGACCGCCCGAACTCGGACCGCCCGAACCCGGCTCCGTCTCCGATCGCCGGGACCGGCCTGCCCGCCGGTCCCCTGGCCGCCCTGGACGCCTCACCCGTCGAAGCGCGGTCCCTGCCGCACAGCCCCACCACCGCCGCCGAGGTCCGCTCCGCCGGCCTGCACCTGCGCGACCTCTGGCTGCCCGCCGTCACGCTGGACGAATCGGCCCTGCGCCACAACCTCGACCGCTTCGCGCGCTGGTGCGCCGACCAGGGCGCCGACCTCGCCCCGCACGCCAAGACCACCATGTCGCCGCACCTGTGGTCGGCGCAGCTGAAGCGCGGCGCCTGGGGGCTCACCGCCGCCACCACCGCCCAGGCCCGCACCATGCGGTCCTTCGGCGCCCCGCGCGTGCTCATCGCCAACGAGGTCGTGGAGGAGGGCCAGCTCGCGTGGATCGCCGACGCCCTGGCCGACCCGGACTTCCACCTCCTCTGCCTGGCCGACTCCGCCGCCGGTGTGCGGATCATGGAGTCGGCCCTGGCCGACGCCGCCCGCCCCCTCCCCGTGCTCGTGGAACTGGGCGTGGAGGGGCGGCGCACGGGTGTGCGCGACCTCGACGACGCCCTCGACCTCGCCCGCCGGATCGCCGCCTCCCCGGTGCTGACCCTGGCCGGGGTCGAGGCCTTCGAGGGAGTGTTCCCACAGCGCCGCGACGACGACTCGCCCGCGCGGGTCCGCTCCTGGCTGGACCGGCTTCTCGACTTCGCGCGCCGCGCCGACGCCGAGGGCCTGTTCGCCGGCGCCGACGAGGTGATCGTCACCGCGGGCGGCAGCAGCTACCCCGATCTGGTCGCCGACGCCCTCTCCACCCCGCCCGAACTGTCGCTGCCGGTCCGCCGGATCATCCGCTCCGGCTGCTACCTCACCCACGACGACCTCTTCATGGAGCGCGCCTCACCGCTGCGCTCCGCCGCGGTCGCCGATCCCCTGCGCCCCGCGCTCAGCGCCCACGCACGCGTGCTGTCCCGACCCGAACCCGGGCGGGCCCTGCTGGGCGTCGGCAAGCGCGACGTGTCGTTCGACATCGACCTGCCCGTCCCCCGCGCCCTGCTGCGCGGCGACCGGCGGATCCCGCTGGAGGGCACCGCCCGCGTCGTCGAACTCAACGACCACCACGCGTTCCTCGACTTCACCGGAACCGGCGACCAGGCGCCCGACGTGGGCGACATCGTCGAACTGGGGCTGTCACACCCGTGCACGGTGTTCGACAAGTGGCCGCTGATTCCGGTACTCGATTCCGAGGGCCGGGTCGTGGACGCCGTCCGCACCCTGTTCTGA
- a CDS encoding amidohydrolase family protein has product MWDLLLRGGRVIDPDTGRDGTADIAVRAGRIAAVASGLPADQAVRTVDVTGRLVLPGLVDLHTHLWHGATYWGLDPVALAWRTGVTTWVDAGSAGAYAMDGLRRTVAEPAPFQVHALINVSGLGLVGRTGEHHVLDNLDVDAAVAVAAEQGDLVRGVKARIDRHTVGEHGVEPLRRAAALARRIERPLMVHIGYGPPGLADVEPFLEEGDILTHCATGVAPDLIADGRPTDALLRLRDSGVVFDLGHGSGAFDFDVLEAELAAGVEPVVSTDLHIRSVYGPAFDLPTVMGKAMAAGMDLARTVAAVTVRPARALGLDAGTLAIGARADIAVFDAERGSFPTVDVHGGVRDAPLRLTNTATYAAGRLLEPHAAAAPPVWVPLSDAQRRAEEERHARVRASVRHLDRPEDFDEPFPRPTGAQR; this is encoded by the coding sequence GTGTGGGACCTGTTGCTGCGCGGCGGCCGCGTCATCGACCCCGATACGGGGCGCGACGGAACGGCCGACATCGCCGTGCGTGCGGGCCGGATCGCCGCCGTGGCCTCCGGTCTTCCGGCCGACCAGGCCGTGCGGACCGTCGACGTCACCGGTCGACTCGTCCTGCCCGGCCTGGTCGACCTGCACACCCACCTGTGGCACGGGGCCACCTACTGGGGACTCGACCCGGTCGCTCTGGCCTGGCGCACCGGCGTGACGACCTGGGTCGACGCCGGATCCGCCGGCGCCTACGCGATGGACGGCCTGCGCCGCACCGTGGCCGAGCCCGCGCCCTTCCAGGTGCACGCGCTGATCAACGTCTCCGGACTCGGCCTGGTCGGCCGGACCGGTGAGCACCACGTCCTGGACAACCTCGACGTCGACGCCGCCGTCGCGGTCGCCGCCGAGCAGGGCGACCTGGTCCGCGGCGTCAAGGCGCGCATCGACCGGCACACCGTCGGCGAGCACGGCGTGGAGCCGCTGCGCCGTGCCGCGGCCCTGGCCCGCCGCATCGAACGGCCGCTCATGGTGCACATCGGCTACGGCCCGCCCGGGCTCGCCGACGTCGAACCCTTCCTGGAGGAGGGCGACATCCTCACCCACTGCGCCACCGGCGTCGCCCCCGACCTGATCGCCGACGGACGGCCCACCGACGCCCTCCTCCGCCTGCGCGACTCCGGTGTGGTCTTCGACCTGGGGCACGGATCGGGGGCGTTCGACTTCGACGTGCTCGAAGCCGAACTCGCCGCGGGGGTCGAACCGGTCGTCTCCACCGACCTGCACATCCGATCGGTGTACGGGCCGGCGTTCGACCTGCCGACGGTGATGGGCAAGGCCATGGCGGCCGGGATGGACCTGGCCCGGACCGTCGCCGCCGTCACCGTCCGCCCGGCGCGCGCCCTCGGACTCGACGCCGGGACGCTCGCGATCGGCGCTCGGGCGGACATCGCGGTGTTCGACGCCGAGCGGGGCTCGTTCCCCACCGTGGACGTGCACGGCGGAGTCCGCGACGCGCCGCTGCGGCTGACGAACACCGCCACCTACGCCGCGGGCCGCCTGCTCGAACCGCACGCCGCGGCCGCCCCGCCGGTGTGGGTCCCGCTCAGTGACGCCCAGCGGCGGGCCGAGGAGGAGCGGCACGCACGGGTCCGGGCCAGCGTGCGGCACCTGGACCGGCCCGAGGACTTCGACGAACCCTTCCCCCGCCCCACGGGAGCACAGCGATGA
- a CDS encoding sugar kinase, whose translation MPQRAEDEPHSSAHPGSAPEPVDAVCVGETMALLIPDGPPPEGPGADAPGPGGALRTGSGPEAPAFGTTAGTGSGPGSGPGGGPGGGPGSGPGGGPCAPPRFHADIGGAESNVAVHLARAGRSAAWLSALGEDPFGDLIRSRLTDAGVRCVARTDHARTTGLYMKEPGPEGTRVRYWRRGSAASTLGRPDAAQAWRLRPRLVHTSGITAALSPSADELVEELLDSAPPGTLRSFDVNYRPALHDARNADRLLDLARRADLVFCGLDEAQSLWGVTDPERLRELLRGPDLLVVKQGARGATAVRGDRSWFQAAPRVEVVEPVGAGDAFAAGFLDRFLDDAPMPECLAEGARLAGIVLGLRGDIPAQPVSPRDPDASRGSRTPGASPATDASSTSNASSTSSASDASPTDHATRGSRTSWETVSGPDLGA comes from the coding sequence ATGCCGCAGCGGGCCGAGGACGAGCCGCATTCCTCTGCCCACCCCGGTAGCGCGCCGGAACCGGTCGATGCCGTGTGCGTGGGCGAGACGATGGCGCTGCTGATCCCCGACGGCCCGCCACCGGAGGGCCCGGGCGCAGACGCACCCGGACCCGGCGGCGCGCTCCGCACGGGCTCCGGGCCCGAGGCCCCCGCCTTCGGCACCACCGCCGGCACCGGCTCCGGACCGGGCTCCGGACCGGGCGGCGGACCGGGCGGCGGACCCGGCAGCGGACCCGGCGGCGGCCCATGCGCCCCGCCCCGCTTCCACGCCGACATCGGCGGAGCCGAGTCCAACGTCGCCGTGCACCTGGCCCGGGCCGGCCGTTCCGCGGCCTGGCTCAGCGCCCTGGGCGAGGACCCCTTCGGCGACCTCATCCGCTCCCGCCTCACCGACGCCGGCGTGCGCTGCGTCGCGCGCACCGACCACGCACGCACCACCGGCCTCTACATGAAGGAGCCGGGCCCCGAGGGGACCCGGGTGCGCTACTGGCGCCGGGGCTCGGCCGCCTCCACCCTCGGTCGTCCGGACGCCGCACAGGCCTGGCGGCTGCGCCCCCGCCTGGTCCACACGTCCGGCATCACCGCGGCCCTGTCCCCCTCCGCCGACGAACTCGTCGAGGAACTGTTGGACTCCGCCCCACCCGGCACCCTGCGCAGTTTCGACGTCAACTACCGGCCCGCCCTGCACGACGCCCGCAACGCCGACCGCCTCCTGGACCTCGCCCGCCGCGCCGACCTGGTCTTCTGCGGTCTCGACGAGGCCCAGTCGCTGTGGGGCGTGACCGATCCGGAGCGGCTGCGCGAGCTGCTGCGCGGCCCGGACCTGCTCGTCGTCAAGCAGGGCGCGCGGGGCGCCACCGCCGTCCGCGGCGACCGGTCATGGTTCCAGGCCGCTCCCAGAGTCGAGGTCGTCGAACCGGTCGGCGCAGGGGACGCCTTCGCCGCCGGGTTCCTGGACCGGTTCCTGGACGACGCGCCCATGCCCGAGTGCCTGGCCGAGGGCGCACGGCTGGCCGGGATCGTCCTGGGGCTCCGCGGCGACATCCCCGCTCAGCCGGTGTCCCCCCGTGACCCCGACGCCTCCCGTGGCTCCCGAACCCCTGGCGCCTCTCCTGCCACCGATGCCTCCAGCACCTCCAACGCCTCCAGCACCTCTTCCGCCTCCGACGCCTCCCCCACCGACCACGCCACCCGCGGCTCCCGCACCTCCTGGGAGACTGTCTCCGGCCCTGACCTGGGAGCCTGA
- a CDS encoding IclR family transcriptional regulator, with protein MSNSVERAMRILVELADGPTTISELGRRLDVHRTTSLRLLRTLEEQRFVRRTDDGSYQLGPRMATLAAAALQGLDIRGLAARHLRELGATTGQTIHLGALEGGRVMYLDKVESRHAVRMYSHIGALAPLHATGIGKAILAHLPERERDALLGEPPFESCTPNTRTDRAALDEELARTAERGWSLDDFEHEEFIHCVAAPVFDAAGRVAAAISVSAPSMVLDRPDLLALTGDLTATARDISEELGWSHG; from the coding sequence GTGTCCAACAGTGTCGAACGCGCCATGCGGATACTCGTGGAGCTGGCCGACGGCCCCACCACCATCAGTGAGCTCGGCCGCCGCCTCGACGTGCACCGCACGACCTCACTGCGCCTGCTGCGCACCCTGGAGGAACAGCGGTTCGTGCGCCGCACCGACGACGGCAGCTACCAGCTCGGACCGCGCATGGCCACGCTCGCCGCGGCCGCGCTCCAGGGCCTGGACATCCGGGGCCTGGCCGCCCGGCACCTGCGCGAACTGGGCGCCACGACCGGCCAGACCATCCACCTGGGCGCGTTGGAGGGCGGACGCGTGATGTACCTGGACAAGGTGGAGTCGCGGCACGCCGTGCGCATGTACTCCCACATCGGCGCGCTGGCGCCTCTGCACGCCACCGGAATCGGCAAGGCGATCCTCGCCCACCTGCCGGAACGCGAACGCGACGCCCTGCTCGGCGAGCCGCCGTTCGAGTCGTGCACCCCGAACACCCGCACGGACCGGGCCGCGCTCGACGAGGAGCTGGCCCGCACCGCCGAGCGGGGCTGGTCCCTGGACGACTTCGAGCACGAGGAGTTCATCCACTGCGTGGCCGCGCCGGTCTTCGACGCGGCCGGTCGGGTGGCGGCGGCGATCTCGGTCTCCGCCCCCAGCATGGTCCTGGACCGGCCCGACCTGCTCGCCCTCACCGGGGACCTCACCGCCACCGCACGCGACATCAGCGAAGAACTGGGTTGGAGCCACGGATGA
- a CDS encoding bifunctional 4-hydroxy-2-oxoglutarate aldolase/2-dehydro-3-deoxy-phosphogluconate aldolase: MLILRGASPDDAVAAARQAWSAGVRLVEVTLESESGLPALEAVVRAAEGRFPVGAGTLTTPERLRRAVDAGARFGVAPGLDPDTVAAAERLGVPFLPGVATPTEAGQALRLGVSAVKAFPASILGPSWISALAGPFPELRVVATGGVDARSAPEYLRAGALGVGVGSSLASGGALAELVPALSR, from the coding sequence ATGCTGATCCTGCGCGGCGCCTCCCCCGACGACGCGGTCGCCGCGGCCCGCCAGGCCTGGTCGGCCGGTGTGCGGCTGGTGGAGGTCACGCTGGAGAGCGAGTCCGGGCTCCCGGCCCTGGAGGCGGTCGTCCGTGCCGCGGAGGGACGCTTCCCGGTCGGCGCGGGAACGCTCACCACTCCCGAACGGCTGCGCCGCGCGGTGGACGCCGGGGCGCGCTTCGGCGTGGCGCCCGGCCTCGATCCCGACACCGTCGCCGCGGCCGAGCGCCTGGGCGTTCCGTTCCTTCCCGGGGTCGCCACCCCGACCGAGGCCGGCCAGGCCCTGCGGCTCGGCGTGAGCGCCGTCAAGGCGTTCCCCGCGAGCATCCTGGGCCCGTCCTGGATCTCCGCGCTCGCCGGGCCGTTCCCGGAGCTGCGGGTGGTGGCCACCGGCGGCGTCGACGCGCGGAGCGCGCCGGAATACCTGCGCGCCGGAGCGCTGGGGGTGGGGGTCGGCAGCTCGCTGGCCTCGGGCGGCGCACTGGCCGAACTCGTTCCCGCCCTGTCCCGCTGA
- a CDS encoding lytic polysaccharide monooxygenase auxiliary activity family 9 protein yields MTFRNRIRSASAVAAATALLFTLMPAGVASAHGYVSAPPSRQAQCAAGVVECGGIQWEPQSVEGPKGLTSCSGGNSRFSELDDDGHGWQVTPVGTSLTFTWTLTAMHSTANWEYFIGGQRIANFEDGGARPPSTVTHDVDLSGYSGQQKVLAVWNVADTDNAFYACVDVNVGAGLDHQRGLILSAV; encoded by the coding sequence ATGACGTTCCGCAACAGAATCCGTTCCGCCTCAGCCGTCGCCGCGGCCACGGCGCTGCTCTTCACGCTCATGCCCGCCGGTGTCGCCAGCGCCCACGGCTACGTCTCGGCCCCGCCCAGCCGCCAGGCGCAGTGCGCCGCCGGAGTGGTGGAGTGCGGCGGCATCCAGTGGGAGCCGCAGAGTGTCGAGGGCCCCAAGGGCCTCACCAGCTGCTCCGGTGGGAACTCCCGCTTCTCCGAGCTCGACGACGACGGCCACGGCTGGCAGGTGACCCCGGTGGGTACCTCGCTGACCTTCACGTGGACCCTCACCGCCATGCACTCCACCGCCAACTGGGAGTACTTCATCGGTGGACAGCGCATCGCCAACTTCGAGGACGGCGGAGCCCGGCCGCCGTCGACCGTCACGCACGACGTCGACCTGTCCGGATACAGCGGTCAGCAGAAGGTCCTGGCCGTGTGGAACGTCGCCGACACGGACAACGCCTTCTACGCCTGTGTGGACGTCAACGTCGGCGCGGGGCTTGACCACCAGCGCGGTCTGATCCTCAGCGCGGTCTGA
- a CDS encoding DUF4037 domain-containing protein, which yields MPPPFLPGLDLARALYTDAVAPLLSAHLPETPYAAALIGPGSEVLGLDTERSTDHDWGPRLHLFLADPGDRARVRRLLADRLPDRIRGWPTRFVPAPGDPGVRLLDHTGSPEGRHGVEVADLAAWCGGVLGFDPLRGVGTADWLAAPTQRLGSVVGGAVFHDPVGDLTRVRRRLSWYPDDVWRYVLACQWRRVAQVEPFVGRCAEAGDDLGARVVAAGIVRDLLRLALLLERRYPPYPKWLGSAFARLPGSGELTPLLTRATEADLEALARACALLAERQNRTGLAAALDTRPRPFHSRPYPVLDAERFTRALLERVHDPALRGRPPVGSVDQYVDNADVLARPGACRALSGSALGAGPAAIT from the coding sequence ATGCCGCCCCCGTTCCTGCCCGGCCTCGATCTCGCGCGAGCCCTCTACACCGACGCCGTGGCGCCGCTGCTGTCCGCCCACCTGCCCGAGACGCCCTATGCCGCGGCGCTCATCGGCCCCGGATCGGAGGTGCTCGGCCTGGACACCGAGCGCTCCACCGACCACGACTGGGGGCCGCGCCTCCACCTGTTCCTCGCCGATCCCGGGGACCGGGCTCGCGTGCGCCGGCTCCTGGCCGACCGCCTGCCGGACCGGATCCGCGGCTGGCCGACCCGGTTCGTGCCCGCCCCCGGCGATCCCGGCGTGCGCCTGCTGGACCACACCGGCTCCCCCGAGGGGCGGCACGGCGTGGAGGTGGCCGACCTGGCCGCGTGGTGCGGCGGCGTGCTCGGCTTCGACCCCCTCCGCGGCGTCGGGACCGCCGACTGGCTGGCCGCGCCCACCCAGCGCCTGGGCTCCGTCGTGGGCGGAGCGGTCTTCCACGACCCGGTCGGCGACCTCACCCGTGTCCGCCGGCGCCTGTCCTGGTACCCCGACGACGTGTGGCGGTACGTGCTGGCCTGCCAGTGGCGGCGGGTGGCCCAGGTGGAACCGTTCGTCGGGCGGTGCGCCGAGGCCGGGGACGACCTCGGCGCCCGGGTCGTGGCCGCGGGGATCGTGCGCGACCTCCTGCGCCTGGCCCTGCTCCTGGAACGCCGGTACCCGCCCTACCCCAAGTGGCTCGGCAGCGCCTTCGCCCGCCTGCCCGGGTCGGGTGAGCTCACGCCGCTCCTGACCCGGGCGACGGAGGCCGACCTCGAGGCCCTGGCCCGGGCGTGCGCCCTGCTCGCCGAACGGCAGAACCGCACCGGCCTGGCCGCGGCCCTGGACACCCGCCCCCGCCCCTTCCACTCCCGCCCCTACCCGGTCCTGGACGCCGAGCGGTTCACCCGCGCGCTCCTGGAGCGCGTTCACGACCCCGCTCTGCGCGGCCGGCCGCCGGTAGGGTCGGTGGACCAGTACGTGGACAACGCCGATGTCCTGGCCCGACCCGGGGCGTGTCGCGCACTGAGCGGATCGGCGCTGGGAGCCGGCCCCGCGGCCATCACATAG
- a CDS encoding oxygenase MpaB family protein: protein MGPTSDDSPLRRISSEVSLLGGAGYAVLLQIAHPSVAQGVHDHSDFSSRPLDRLRGTLYYVYGLAYGSEEERERVRAIVLAMHRRVTGPTYRALDPDLLMWVAATLFHSGVRLYELTVRELSEEEFADYLDEASMFATALGLPPEEWPASPAEFDVYWDKAMDRLEVGDVARGLAAQLFRPANPLLWPLTYTQRFLSGGLLPPELREKYGIRWSSGHQRGFDLLMRTTRRVYPHLPDRVRTLPAALYLRSLRGRKGWLRPKAVV, encoded by the coding sequence ATGGGTCCAACGTCCGATGACTCGCCACTGCGGCGGATCAGCTCCGAGGTCAGCCTGCTGGGCGGCGCCGGGTACGCCGTGCTGCTGCAGATCGCCCACCCGAGCGTCGCGCAGGGCGTCCACGACCACAGCGACTTCTCGTCGCGGCCGCTCGACCGGCTGCGCGGCACGCTCTACTACGTGTACGGGCTGGCCTACGGCAGCGAGGAGGAGCGCGAACGGGTCCGTGCCATCGTCCTGGCGATGCACCGCCGGGTCACCGGCCCCACCTACCGCGCGCTCGACCCGGACCTGCTCATGTGGGTGGCCGCCACCCTGTTCCACTCGGGGGTCCGGCTCTACGAGCTGACCGTCCGCGAGTTGAGCGAGGAGGAGTTCGCCGACTACCTCGACGAGGCGTCGATGTTCGCGACCGCCCTGGGCCTGCCGCCCGAGGAGTGGCCGGCCAGCCCGGCGGAGTTCGACGTCTACTGGGACAAGGCGATGGACCGCCTGGAGGTGGGCGACGTCGCGCGCGGACTGGCCGCACAGCTGTTCCGCCCGGCCAACCCGCTGCTGTGGCCGCTCACGTACACCCAGCGGTTCCTGTCGGGCGGGCTGCTGCCGCCGGAGCTGCGCGAGAAGTACGGCATCCGCTGGTCGTCCGGTCACCAGCGCGGATTCGACCTGCTCATGCGCACGACGCGCCGCGTCTACCCGCACCTGCCCGACCGCGTCCGCACCCTGCCCGCGGCCCTGTACCTGCGCTCCCTGCGCGGCCGCAAGGGTTGGCTGCGGCCGAAGGCCGTCGTCTGA
- a CDS encoding BTAD domain-containing putative transcriptional regulator, which produces MGGPRQRCVLGALLVHLGREVTIDQLIAYLWSDDPPRTARSVIQVQVHHLRRILPDRIDTTPGGYCLEVDPDTVDLHRFRRLRDTAARSEPSEALALWEQALACWRGVPFSGIGSDHLEHSVVTPLQEERWSAVIAWATCALELGRATDVASRLTTLASEEPFRERLHHLLITALWRDNERARALAAYEEFRSRLADELGVDPGPELSALHARILQEDARESASDRRSREPEADADSGFRYVVRNDLPRDLPDFTGRQESLEALVEAAFSEDGAQVCVITGSGGEGKTTTAVRFGYEAGDRYPDGRLFIDLYGYTSNKQPLDPGSALGALLRAVGVAPEAVPESLEERSALWRATLMGRKLLLILDNAASLAQVSPLLSSSPGSTTLITTRNELSGLSGARFVSLGMFDEQTSLEFFVRNLGEERVRREPEQAREIARICGGLPLALRVVAGRMLSRPRWSFVHVARRLGEHNRKLRELRVEGQSVESAIDLSFQSLNAEQRTAFLRLGLMIGDTVDLAGAAALLDLSVEEADDMLQELVGVCLLEEPQGDVYRMHDLIRAFAGERVIAVSSTEEVRSARRRLADSYLATAQHAADLLAPRAHKDEDEARSGYRTELTGRQDAENWFSLHQENLAETIEYFALNDNGDRAWRMAEAVWRFYAMHGNMALLLSSHERVLRISSKQGNQRGRAVTLIGLGIAHYISGRFDEALDFLSEARDLLESIGDDRGIIRALANLGMVYERVGRFADSGEAIQGVLAFAEKLGDTQLEAMQWNNLAVLRQALGEYQEALECGERAIRISDETHRETNEALSRRVMGEAQIGLGRTGLAFENLNAALELSVRLQMVGYQIYVHNSLGTAHRAVGAWEDAVASHSTALSLAEQHGRHSGDAEILTDLGITYAAAGRFDEAAAELEKAHAIAVERNERYAVARAAFALGRLPEPTMPAARARTLLTDAVATFADLGLREADAAREALRLLGDE; this is translated from the coding sequence GTGGGCGGACCACGTCAGCGCTGTGTACTCGGGGCGCTGTTGGTGCATCTGGGGCGCGAGGTCACGATCGACCAGCTGATCGCCTACCTCTGGAGTGACGACCCTCCGCGCACCGCTCGATCCGTCATCCAGGTGCAGGTCCACCACCTCAGGCGCATTCTGCCTGACCGCATCGACACGACCCCGGGCGGCTACTGCCTCGAAGTCGATCCGGACACCGTCGACCTGCACCGGTTCCGGCGGCTGCGGGACACCGCGGCGCGGTCGGAACCGAGCGAGGCCCTCGCGCTGTGGGAACAGGCCCTCGCCTGTTGGAGGGGGGTTCCCTTCTCCGGGATCGGGTCGGACCATCTCGAGCATTCGGTGGTCACTCCCCTCCAGGAGGAGCGGTGGTCCGCCGTCATCGCGTGGGCGACGTGCGCTCTGGAATTGGGACGCGCGACGGATGTCGCCTCCCGCCTGACCACTCTGGCCAGCGAGGAACCCTTCCGGGAACGCCTGCACCACCTGCTCATCACGGCTCTGTGGCGAGACAACGAACGGGCCAGGGCGCTCGCCGCGTACGAGGAGTTCCGTTCCAGGCTGGCGGACGAGTTGGGCGTCGACCCCGGCCCGGAACTCAGCGCGCTGCACGCCCGCATCCTCCAGGAGGACGCGAGGGAATCGGCCTCGGACCGGCGATCGCGGGAGCCGGAAGCGGATGCGGACTCCGGATTTCGCTATGTGGTGCGCAATGACCTGCCCAGAGACCTCCCGGATTTCACGGGCCGGCAGGAGTCGCTGGAGGCGTTGGTCGAGGCGGCCTTCTCGGAGGACGGCGCCCAGGTCTGTGTCATCACCGGCAGCGGTGGCGAAGGGAAGACGACCACCGCGGTGCGCTTCGGCTATGAGGCGGGCGACCGCTACCCGGACGGCCGGTTGTTCATCGACCTGTACGGCTACACCTCGAACAAGCAGCCGCTCGACCCCGGATCCGCGCTCGGCGCCCTTCTGCGGGCCGTCGGCGTGGCCCCCGAGGCCGTGCCCGAGTCCCTGGAGGAGCGGTCCGCGCTGTGGAGGGCGACCCTGATGGGACGCAAGCTCCTGCTCATCCTCGACAACGCGGCCAGCCTCGCGCAGGTCAGCCCGCTGCTCTCGTCGTCGCCCGGGTCGACGACCCTGATCACCACGCGCAATGAGCTCTCCGGCCTCAGCGGGGCGCGCTTCGTGTCCCTGGGGATGTTCGACGAACAGACCTCCCTGGAGTTCTTCGTCAGGAACCTGGGCGAGGAGCGGGTCCGACGGGAGCCGGAACAGGCACGGGAGATCGCCAGGATCTGCGGTGGCCTGCCCCTCGCGCTGCGGGTGGTCGCCGGACGGATGCTGAGCCGGCCGCGATGGTCGTTCGTCCATGTCGCCAGGCGACTCGGTGAGCACAACCGCAAACTGCGCGAGCTGCGTGTCGAGGGCCAGAGCGTCGAGTCCGCGATCGACCTGTCCTTCCAGAGCCTGAACGCGGAGCAGCGGACGGCCTTCCTCCGACTGGGCCTGATGATCGGGGACACCGTCGACCTGGCCGGCGCCGCCGCACTGCTGGACCTGTCGGTGGAGGAGGCCGACGACATGCTCCAGGAGCTCGTCGGCGTGTGCCTCCTCGAGGAGCCCCAGGGTGACGTCTACCGGATGCACGACCTGATCAGGGCGTTCGCCGGGGAGCGCGTGATCGCGGTGAGCAGCACCGAGGAGGTCCGCTCGGCGAGGAGGCGCCTGGCCGACAGCTACCTGGCCACGGCCCAGCACGCCGCCGACCTCCTGGCGCCGCGTGCGCACAAGGACGAGGACGAGGCGCGGTCGGGGTACCGCACCGAGCTGACCGGCAGGCAGGACGCGGAGAACTGGTTCTCGCTGCACCAGGAGAACCTGGCCGAGACGATCGAGTACTTCGCGTTGAACGACAACGGCGACCGGGCATGGCGCATGGCGGAGGCGGTGTGGCGCTTCTACGCCATGCACGGCAACATGGCGCTGCTCCTGAGTTCCCACGAACGGGTGCTGCGGATCAGCAGCAAGCAGGGCAATCAGCGCGGGCGAGCGGTGACGCTCATCGGGTTGGGGATCGCGCACTACATCTCCGGCCGGTTCGACGAGGCGTTGGACTTCCTCTCCGAGGCGCGGGACCTGCTGGAGTCGATCGGTGACGACCGGGGCATCATCAGGGCCCTGGCGAACCTGGGCATGGTCTACGAGCGGGTCGGCCGCTTCGCGGACTCCGGTGAGGCCATCCAAGGAGTCCTGGCGTTCGCGGAGAAACTCGGCGACACGCAGCTCGAGGCGATGCAGTGGAACAATCTCGCGGTCCTGCGTCAGGCGCTGGGCGAGTACCAGGAGGCCCTCGAGTGCGGAGAGCGGGCGATCCGCATCTCCGACGAGACGCACAGGGAGACCAATGAGGCGTTGTCCCGGCGCGTCATGGGCGAGGCGCAGATCGGACTGGGCCGAACCGGCCTCGCCTTCGAGAACCTGAACGCGGCACTGGAACTCTCCGTCCGCCTGCAGATGGTCGGCTACCAGATCTACGTCCACAACTCCCTGGGCACCGCCCACCGTGCGGTGGGCGCCTGGGAGGACGCCGTCGCGTCCCATTCGACGGCGCTGTCCCTGGCCGAACAGCACGGGCGCCACAGCGGGGACGCGGAGATCCTCACGGACCTGGGCATCACCTACGCGGCGGCCGGCCGGTTCGACGAGGCCGCGGCCGAGCTGGAGAAGGCGCACGCCATCGCGGTCGAGCGCAACGAGCGCTACGCCGTGGCGCGGGCCGCGTTCGCCCTCGGCCGGCTCCCGGAACCCACGATGCCCGCCGCGCGCGCCCGCACCCTTCTGACCGACGCCGTCGCGACCTTCGCCGACCTGGGCCTGCGTGAGGCCGATGCGGCCCGCGAGGCGCTACGGCTGCTGGGGGACGAGTGA